The following are encoded together in the Humulus lupulus chromosome 5, drHumLupu1.1, whole genome shotgun sequence genome:
- the LOC133834479 gene encoding uncharacterized protein At4g00950, translating into MDQSDPDMDQPTTTTTTTTPKLSLYSLPNQLPEPSGSASPPQRVSASVPFLWEEAPGKPRLGTTTEPDQAADHDERSLVMKSLELPPRLLGEVKFTNMSSPTTVLYGPEVGRSLSFTFSFRTPSESRKLSREKVGYFGSSRWGSFRKNKGSVVGGSFDILSSVHGTTTTSSSITNTATHHDNHDQDHHHHHDHGKVKITRVRRRGSLSSFSNAKSHLLASIYESFKQVVPWRRKQEKQRKMGSS; encoded by the exons ATGGACCAGTCTGACCCAGACATGGATCaacctactactaccactactactacaacaccAAAGCTCTCTCTTTACTCACTCCCTAACCAACTTCCGGAGCCGTCAGGTTCGGCGTCGCCGCCGCAACGAGTCTCAGCCTCGGTTCCGTTCCTATGGGAAGAGGCGCCTGGAAAGCCCAGACTCGGCACCACAACCGAACCGGATCAAGCTGCAGATCACGACGAAAGAAGCTTAGTCATGAAATCCTTAGAGCTTCCTCCCAGGTTGTTGGGTGAGGTCAAATTTACCAACATGTCCTCGCCGACGACGGTGTTGTATGGGCCTGAGGTGGGCCGGTCGCTGTCGTTCACGTTCTCGTTTCGAACCCCGTCTGAGAGTCGGAAGTTGAGCAGAGAGAAAGTTGGGTACTTTGGGTCTTCAAGGTGGGGGAGCTTTAGGAAGAATAAGGGATCAGTCGTTGGGGGTAGTTTCGACATTTTGTCTTCTGTTCatggtactactactactagtagtaGTATTACTAATACTGCTACTCATCATGATAATCATGACcaagatcatcatcatcatcatgatcATGGAAAAGTCAAGATTACTAGGGTTAGAAGAAGAGGAAGCCTTTCGAGTTTTTCTAACGCAAAGTCACATTTGTTG GCAAGCATTTATGAAAGCTTTAAGCAGGTGGTCCCATGGAGACGCAAGcaagaaaaacagagaaaaatgGGCTCTTcgtaa
- the LOC133778858 gene encoding protein RKD4 gives MEYSTQLVVPKIENPFDVDWLFHEKQSENLSSWALDFSPFDQYQTFIEANYSSLVPFSYQNDQLPRIDFKSFEDFDSGFSLENAFSHFEEPIKSFEDFDGGFSLENAFSHFEEPLKSFEDFDGGFSLENALSHFEEPNMVDEKPQTDNMVLASFSHHSNYPVHENMKSSPYEDENVGYEVSRLMIDREMFGIHENIKNSPYEDKNVGYEVSRLMIDREVFGSLVKKNHDEEEVIMSCRGNSNNKSKKKKVVELELDVIQKYFNVPIKEAAMELGIGVTRLKKRCRELNIMRWPHRKLKSLKYLLKNVKKMGLSSNEIMMLEEQQRLVEEAPDMELTERAKKLRQACFKANYKSKRSLAAAAHRS, from the exons ATGGAGTACTCTACTCAACTTGTCGTTCCAAAGATTGAAAACCCATTTGATGTTGATTGGCTTTTCCATGAAAAACAATCTGAAAA CCTATCATCATGGGCACTAGATTTTTCACCATTCGATCAATATCAGACGTTCATTGAGGCAAATTACTCATCACTTGTTCCATTTTCATACCAAAATGACCAACTTCCTCGTATTGATTTCAAAAGCTTTGAAGATTTTGACAGTGGGTTTTCCCTTGAAAATGCTTTTTCACATTTTGAAGAACCCATCAAAAGCTTTGAGGATTTTGATGGTGGGTTTTCCCTAGAAAATGCATTTTCACATTTTGAAGAACCCCTCAAAAGCTTTGAAGATTTTGATGGTGGGTTTTCCCTAGAAAATGCACTTTCACATTTTGAAGAACCCAACATGGTTGATGAAAAGCCTCAAACAGACAATATGGTCCTTGCTTCTTTTAGTCATCATAGTAATTACCCTGTTCATGAAAATATGAAAAGTAGTCCTTATGAGGATGAGAATGTTGGGTACGAAGTTTCAAGGTTGATGATTGATAGAGAGATGTTTGGAAttcatgaaaatatcaaaaatagTCCTTATGAGGATAAGAATGTTGGGTATGAAGTTTCAAGGTTGATGATTGATAGAGAGGTATTTGGAAGTTTGGTAAAGAAAAATCATGATGAAGAGGAAGTTATTATGTCATGCAGAGGCAATAGTAATAATAAGAGCAAGAAAAAGAAGGTTGTTGAGTTAGAATTGGATGTCATTCAAAAGTACTTTAATGTACCAATCAAAGAAGCTGCAATGGAGTTGGGAATTGGAGTAACAAGATTGAAGAAACGATGCCGTGAACTTAACATCATGAGGTGGCCTCACAGAAAGCTCAAGAGCTTGAAGTATCTTTTAAAGAATGTCAAG AAAATGGGTTTGAGTAGTAATGAGATAATGATGTTGGAAGAGCAACAAAGGCTCGTGGAAGAGGCTCCTGACATGGAATTGACTGAGAGAGCCAAAAAGCTGAGACAGGCTTGTTTTAAAGCTAATTACAAGAGTAAGAGATCTCTAGCAGCCGCAGCTCATCGATCCTAG